In Elaeis guineensis isolate ETL-2024a chromosome 1, EG11, whole genome shotgun sequence, a genomic segment contains:
- the LOC105038732 gene encoding DNA-(apurinic or apyrimidinic site) endonuclease isoform X1: protein MKRFFKPVEKEGSFKKPALSAPSSSAPADGGSAGAAGEGEAGGKPEKKEPLKFLTWNANSLLLRVKNNWPEFSKFVQFLDPDAICIQEVRMPAAGSKGAPKNPGELKDDTSSSRGEKQVLMRALSSPPFKTYQVWWSLSDSKYGGTALFVKKQFQPKKVSFSLNRTASKHEPDGRVIIAEFESYFLLNTYVPNNGWKDDENSFQRRRKWDQRMLDFVLQLEKPLIWCGDLNVSHEDIDVSHPDFFSNAKLNGYTPPDARDCGQPGFTLAERDRFSKILSQGKLIDAYRFLHKEKDMERGFSWSGNPIGKYRGKRMRIDYFVVSEQLKDRIVACDLHGHGIELEGFYGSDHCPVSLELSPETSEPNAS, encoded by the exons ATGAAGCGGTTCTTCAAGCCGGTGGAGAAGGAGGGCTCCTTCAAGAAACCCGCCCTCTCCGCTCCCTCTTCATCCGCTCCCGCCGACGGAGGCAGCGCCGGAGCAGCGGGCGAGGGAGAAGCCGGAGGAAAACCAGAGAAGAAGGAGCCGCTCAAGTTCCTCACGTGGAATGCCAACAGTTTGCTTCTCCGCGTCAAGAACAACTGGCCCGAGTTCTCCAAATTCGTCCAGTTCCTCGACCCCGACGCCATCTGCATCCAG GAAGTTCGAATGCCTGCTGCCGGGTCCAAAGGTGCACCTAAAAATCCTGGtgaattgaaagatgatacaAGCTCTTCACGTGGGGAAAAACAG GTGCTGATGCGTGCTCTATCAAGTCCTCCTTTCAAAACTTATCAAGTATGGTGGTCTCTTTCAGATTCCAAGTATGGGGGGACTGCTTTATTTGTGAAAAAGCAATTTCAGCCAAAAAAGGTTTCATTCTCCCTAAATCGAACAG CTTCAAAGCATGAACCAGATGGTCGGGTGATTATTGCTGAATTTGAGTCATATTTCTTGCTAAATACATATGTACCAAACAATGGTTGGAAGGATGATGAAAATTCatttcaaagaagaagaaaatgggaTCAAAGAATGCTTGACTTTGTTCTACAGCTGGAGAAGCCTTTGATTTGGTGTGGAGACCTCAATGTTAG CCATGAAGATATTGATGTGAGCCATCCCGATTTTTTCAGCAATGCAAAGCTCAATGGGTACACTCCTCCAGATGCAAGG GACTGTGGACAGCCAGGGTTTACCTTAGCAGAGAGGGACCGTTTCTCCAAAATACTGTCCCA AGGAAAGCTGATAGATGCTTACAGATTTCTTCACAAGGAAAAGGACATGGAACGTGGCTTTTCCTGGTCTGGTAACCCCATTGGCAA GTACCGAGGCAAGAGAATGCGGATTGATTATTTTGTGGTTTCAGAACAGCTTAAGGACAGGATTGTTGCATGCGATTTGCATGGGCATGGAATTGAACTAGAAG
- the LOC105038732 gene encoding DNA-(apurinic or apyrimidinic site) endonuclease isoform X2: MKRFFKPVEKEGSFKKPALSAPSSSAPADGGSAGAAGEGEAGGKPEKKEPLKFLTWNANSLLLRVKNNWPEFSKFVQFLDPDAICIQEVRMPAAGSKGAPKNPGELKDDTSSSRGEKQVLMRALSSPPFKTYQVWWSLSDSKYGGTALFVKKQFQPKKVSFSLNRTASKHEPDGRVIIAEFESYFLLNTYVPNNGWKDDENSFQRRRKWDQRMLDFVLQLEKPLIWCGDLNVSHEDIDVSHPDFFSNAKLNGYTPPDARDCGQPGFTLAERDRFSKILSQGKLIDAYRFLHKEKDMERGFSWSGNPIGKCFHISGAEVAS; the protein is encoded by the exons ATGAAGCGGTTCTTCAAGCCGGTGGAGAAGGAGGGCTCCTTCAAGAAACCCGCCCTCTCCGCTCCCTCTTCATCCGCTCCCGCCGACGGAGGCAGCGCCGGAGCAGCGGGCGAGGGAGAAGCCGGAGGAAAACCAGAGAAGAAGGAGCCGCTCAAGTTCCTCACGTGGAATGCCAACAGTTTGCTTCTCCGCGTCAAGAACAACTGGCCCGAGTTCTCCAAATTCGTCCAGTTCCTCGACCCCGACGCCATCTGCATCCAG GAAGTTCGAATGCCTGCTGCCGGGTCCAAAGGTGCACCTAAAAATCCTGGtgaattgaaagatgatacaAGCTCTTCACGTGGGGAAAAACAG GTGCTGATGCGTGCTCTATCAAGTCCTCCTTTCAAAACTTATCAAGTATGGTGGTCTCTTTCAGATTCCAAGTATGGGGGGACTGCTTTATTTGTGAAAAAGCAATTTCAGCCAAAAAAGGTTTCATTCTCCCTAAATCGAACAG CTTCAAAGCATGAACCAGATGGTCGGGTGATTATTGCTGAATTTGAGTCATATTTCTTGCTAAATACATATGTACCAAACAATGGTTGGAAGGATGATGAAAATTCatttcaaagaagaagaaaatgggaTCAAAGAATGCTTGACTTTGTTCTACAGCTGGAGAAGCCTTTGATTTGGTGTGGAGACCTCAATGTTAG CCATGAAGATATTGATGTGAGCCATCCCGATTTTTTCAGCAATGCAAAGCTCAATGGGTACACTCCTCCAGATGCAAGG GACTGTGGACAGCCAGGGTTTACCTTAGCAGAGAGGGACCGTTTCTCCAAAATACTGTCCCA AGGAAAGCTGATAGATGCTTACAGATTTCTTCACAAGGAAAAGGACATGGAACGTGGCTTTTCCTGGTCTGGTAACCCCATTGGCAA GTGTTTTCATATTTCTGGTGCTGAGGTTGCATCATAG
- the LOC105038732 gene encoding DNA-(apurinic or apyrimidinic site) endonuclease isoform X3: MKRFFKPVEKEGSFKKPALSAPSSSAPADGGSAGAAGEGEAGGKPEKKEPLKFLTWNANSLLLRVKNNWPEFSKFVQFLDPDAICIQEVRMPAAGSKGAPKNPGELKDDTSSSRGEKQVLMRALSSPPFKTYQVWWSLSDSKYGGTALFVKKQFQPKKVSFSLNRTASKHEPDGRVIIAEFESYFLLNTYVPNNGWKDDENSFQRRRKWDQRMLDFVLQLEKPLIWCGDLNVSHEDIDVSHPDFFSNAKLNGYTPPDARDCGQPGFTLAERDRFSKILSQGKLIDAYRFLHKEKDMERGFSWSGNPIGKFLRK; encoded by the exons ATGAAGCGGTTCTTCAAGCCGGTGGAGAAGGAGGGCTCCTTCAAGAAACCCGCCCTCTCCGCTCCCTCTTCATCCGCTCCCGCCGACGGAGGCAGCGCCGGAGCAGCGGGCGAGGGAGAAGCCGGAGGAAAACCAGAGAAGAAGGAGCCGCTCAAGTTCCTCACGTGGAATGCCAACAGTTTGCTTCTCCGCGTCAAGAACAACTGGCCCGAGTTCTCCAAATTCGTCCAGTTCCTCGACCCCGACGCCATCTGCATCCAG GAAGTTCGAATGCCTGCTGCCGGGTCCAAAGGTGCACCTAAAAATCCTGGtgaattgaaagatgatacaAGCTCTTCACGTGGGGAAAAACAG GTGCTGATGCGTGCTCTATCAAGTCCTCCTTTCAAAACTTATCAAGTATGGTGGTCTCTTTCAGATTCCAAGTATGGGGGGACTGCTTTATTTGTGAAAAAGCAATTTCAGCCAAAAAAGGTTTCATTCTCCCTAAATCGAACAG CTTCAAAGCATGAACCAGATGGTCGGGTGATTATTGCTGAATTTGAGTCATATTTCTTGCTAAATACATATGTACCAAACAATGGTTGGAAGGATGATGAAAATTCatttcaaagaagaagaaaatgggaTCAAAGAATGCTTGACTTTGTTCTACAGCTGGAGAAGCCTTTGATTTGGTGTGGAGACCTCAATGTTAG CCATGAAGATATTGATGTGAGCCATCCCGATTTTTTCAGCAATGCAAAGCTCAATGGGTACACTCCTCCAGATGCAAGG GACTGTGGACAGCCAGGGTTTACCTTAGCAGAGAGGGACCGTTTCTCCAAAATACTGTCCCA AGGAAAGCTGATAGATGCTTACAGATTTCTTCACAAGGAAAAGGACATGGAACGTGGCTTTTCCTGGTCTGGTAACCCCATTGGCAA